In Carya illinoinensis cultivar Pawnee chromosome 10, C.illinoinensisPawnee_v1, whole genome shotgun sequence, one DNA window encodes the following:
- the LOC122279379 gene encoding protein SUPPRESSOR OF FRI 4-like, with product MGKKKKRASSKVWCYYCDREFEDEKILVQHQKAKHFKCHVCHKKLSTAGGMAIHVLQVHKESVTKVPNAKPGRESTDIEIYGMQGIPPDVLAAHYGEEEEETPKVAKVDIPSTPLVGSIVPGSLGVGYPPRPALGVMQPIYNSAVPGPTAAWQVPPRPPPWYPQHSAVSVPPPPLGYAQQPLFPVQNMRPPLPSTSPALQPSQVTPPGLSVSTSGPVAQPLFPVVGNNNIPTQSSPFSAPMLSASITSSTPTEVKGSIEVHSIANATVTSNYQAASIPGGPLINSHSYASGPNTGGPSIGPPPVIANKAPAIQPATNEVYLVWDDEAMSMEERRMSITKYQVHDETSQMSSIDAAIDRRILESRLAGRMAF from the exons ATgggtaagaagaagaagagagcgTCGTCGAAGGTTTGGTGCTACTACTGCGACAGGGAGTTTGAGGACGAGAAGATACTGGTGCAGCACCAGAAGGCCAAGCACTTCAAGTGCCACGTCTGCCACAAAAAGCTCTCCACCGCCGGCGGTATGGCCATTCACGTTCTCCAGGTCCACAAGGAGTCCGTCACCAA AGTCCCCAATGCAAAACCTGGTAGGGAGTCCACAGATATTGAAATATATGGAATGCAAGGAATCCCTCCTGATGTCTTGGCTGCTCACTACGGAGAGGAAG AAGAAGAGACTCCAAAAGTAGCGAAAGTGGATATCCCATCCACTCCACTCGTTGGCAGTATTGTGCCAGGATCATTGGGCGTTGGATATCCTCCTCGTCCTGCTTTGGGCGTAATGCAGCCAAT TTACAACTCTGCAGTACCGGGGCCTACTGCTGCTTGGCAAGTTCCACCTCGTCCCCCGCCTTGGTATCCGCAGCATTCGGCAGTTTCAGTTCCTCCGCCCCCATTGGGTTATGCACAACAGCCACTGTTTCCCGTGCAGAATATGAGGCCTCCTTTGCCATCCACATCACCTGCATTACAGCCTTCACAGGTTACTCCACCTGGACTGTCTGTGTCCACTTCTGGCCCTGTAGCACAGCCATTGTTCCCTGTTGTTGGGAACAACAATATACCTACTCAGAGTTCGCCCTTTTCTGCTCCTATGCTCTCAGCAAGTATTACATCAAGCACTCCGACAGAAGTTAAAGGCTCAATTGAGGTGCATTCCATTGCAAATGCTACTGTGACAAGTAATTACCAAGCAGCAAGCATTCCAG GTGGGCCACTGATCAATTCACATTCTTATGCATCTGGTCCAAATACCGGTGGTCCTTCAATTGGACCACCCCCGGTAATTGCAAACAAAGCTCCTGCCATACAGCCAGCCACTAATGAGGTCTATCTAGTTTGGGATGATGAGGCGATGTCCATG GAGGAAAGAAGAATGTCCATAACAAAGTATCAGGTGCATGATGAAACTAGCCAG ATGAGCTCAATTGACGCAGCCATAGACAGAAGAATATTGGAAAGCAGGCTTGCTGGTCGAATGGCCTTCTAG